Proteins encoded in a region of the Oncorhynchus clarkii lewisi isolate Uvic-CL-2024 unplaced genomic scaffold, UVic_Ocla_1.0 unplaced_contig_359_pilon_pilon, whole genome shotgun sequence genome:
- the LOC139394333 gene encoding zinc finger protein 391-like: MRSLSYSPVKEVKEEEEEEAVTVKQEEEEVSVKEEEDAFRVKEEEEDVPVKEEDEEMDISVKEEEEAFRVKKEDDVKVKEEENEEDTVFVMKEEGEITVILEEEEEEIGDLINTRETRDRRGSSGEPQRHHDADEAEESLSASAHLKKHQRRPKTKTHCCSDCGKGYKYSSALKKHQRFHTGEKVYHCSDCGRRFTSSVGMQLHQRTHTGEKPYHCSDCGMGFTTSCRLISHQRIHTGEKPYICSDCGMSFTTSGGMISHQRVHTEKTFAARTALATHKRIHTREKPFHCSDCGMSYITFSGLKTHQAKHTGEKPYSCDVCGDSFSLSTTLSIHKRIHTGEKPYHCLDCGISFSASSGLRRHQRKHTGEKPYSCDQCGKGFLRSDSLAKHKARATECRMISNTRPG; this comes from the exons atgaggtcactaagctactctcctgTTAAAgaagtgaaagaggaggaggaagaggaggctgttacagtcaaacaagaagaggaagaggtttcagtgaaagaagaggaagacgcgttcagagtgaaagaggaggaggaggatgttccagtaaaagaagaggatgaagagatggacatttcagtgaaagaagaggaagaagcgTTCCGAGTGAAAAAGGAGGATGATGTTAaggtgaaggaggaagagaaTGAGGAGGATACCGTTTTTGTAatgaaggaggaaggagagataactGTCAtattggaggaggaagaggaggagattggggatctgattaacacca gagagacacGTGACcgtcgtggatcctctggggagcctcaacgaCATCacgatgctgacgaggcagaggaGAGTCTCTCCGCATCAGCgcacctcaagaaacaccagcgAAGACCCAAAACGAaaactcactgctgctctgactgtgggaaaggTTACAAATATTCATCAGCTCTTAAAAAACACCAGAGGTTCCACACCGGAGAGAAAGTATACCACTGCTCAGACTGTGGGAGGAGGTTTACTTCCTCAGTCGGAATGCAATTACATCAGAGAacccacactggagagaaaccgtaCCACTGCTCAGATTGCGGGATGGGTTTTACTACCTCATGTAGACTGATATCACATCAGAGAAtccacacgggagagaaaccATACATCTGCTCTGATTGTGGGATGAGTTTTACAACCTCCGGTGGaatgatatcacaccagagagtACACACTGAGAAGACTTTTGCTGCCCGGACAGCCCTGGCTACTCACAAACGAATTCACACTAGGGAGAAACCGTTTCACTGCTCCGACTGTGGAATGAGCTATATTACCTTCAGCGGCCTGAAAACACACCAGGCTAAACATACCGGAGAGAAACCGTATAGCTGTGATGTATGTGGGGATAGTTTTTCTCTCTCCACAACCCTATCTATTCATAAACGAATACACACAGGTGAGAAACCTTACCACTGCCTTGACTGTGGAATTAGCTTTTCTGCCTCAAGTGGCCTGAGAAGACACCAGAGaaaacatacaggagagaagccttatagctgtgatcagtgtgggaagggTTTTCTTCGATCAGACTCCCTGGCAAAACACAAGGCAAGAGCCACAGAGTGTAGAAtgatctccaacaccagacctgggtag